The window GCGCATCGGACGGTGGAGATCCTCCGACGTATCTAAGCTTGTCTCTTCCTTGGAATAACGGTTGCGATACGGAGACGGTTGGGATCAACGGGGATACGGTTATCGACGGTGGTTACACGGCGGAGCTATTCCCGGTGAGAAAGGAGGAGGAGAGAGGGATAGTCGGTGGTGAGTTCATGACGGCGGTGCAGGAGATGATTAGGACGGAGGTGAGGAGTTACATGGCGGAGTTACAGCGAGGGGACGTCGGTGGTGGTTTGTGTATGCCTCAAAGTGTAAACAGCTGTCGTGTCGGGTTGAGAGAGTTTATAGTGAACCAAATCGGGAAGATGGAGTAGTTACAATTAGTGGGAGAGAACCAGAAGAAAAAGAGTTAAAACTTTTCACTCTGTTTCAAGCTTTTCATGTATAGAGCCAAAGCTTAACAATGGTTAGAGAGACGGAGTAAGTCGCAAATCAAATGATCATTCGTGATTCAAATTAAAAAGTCAAAACGTTCCTTTAACTAAATAATGTGAAGAACAAAACTATATCAACGACCCAGAGAAACAAAACGTTACTATATACGGTTGATGTTTGATAAGCGATCATACATACAGTTTCGTGCTTCAGAATAAGACAAGTAAAGCGGATAAAAGAGCAAAGTTACCTTACAATTATTTAGGTAGTACAAATctcacaaaatataatataacctTGCTTCACTGAAATTCTGAAAATTTTCAATAATACATCTCACTCTTTGATTGAATCAAAGGACTCATATTCCATCTTTCTTGGTCTCGAGTTCAACCTTGTCGATTTTAGAAGACCTGAAAAAATAGATCAGCCATCTAATGTGTTTATAATAGGTATGTGTTCAagcttttgatatttttatcaatGTGGAGGTAAAGCATGAAAACGAGAGAAAGTGTACTACAATGAATAAACACGTTGAGAATCAACTAACTACATGTCTATGTGTTTCTTTGTGTGTGTTATTAGCCTTGGTGTCAGcaaaatcagaaaaaaaaagatgcttCAAAGATAGTATAAAGTTTCTAAGCCTTTTCTACTCCTTGATTTTGTCAAGAGCTTTCTGTTTCACAAGATTCTCCTCGGTATGTTCCATCAATCTATCCGTGCTAATTTATTCATCCCAACTGTTGGCAAGATATTCATGCCATTCAGTCTACTAATTTTGCTTACGTAAACCACAATAGACCTGAGAGCAGAGAGGGAGACTCGATTTGTTAGAGCATCtcaaaaaaaactctataactccaaatatagagttttttgctctccaaaaagaaacttcaaaacttcaaatttgaagttttgaagagtgaaattccaaatatagagtttcacttttcaaaacttcatatttgaagtttcatctttttatttgcattttggtccttcCAATTATAGatcatatttataaattttaaatatttttttgtttattgttttaatccttaaaacttttatatctcataaatattttaaatttgttttataaatttaagttttacacatgaaattaaataaaaaatttaaaacaagatttataatattttaaaactagaattaaacaacaagaatattacaaaaaaccataataaaaacttattaaaagacacatgaagacataattattactcaaatttaaatattataaaaacacTAATAGTCTGGTATATTTGCTCCAAAACCtcccaaatctccaaaatattgaccaaacaaattttgtgtaaccgaagatgattgttgttgttgttgctcttgaTGCTTTTTTCGTacgattctttcttgttcagatcgaatgtattcacgaatattaatatcatcgatagaagctaagttttttagcaatattttattttcttcttttacttctttaaaagctaatttttttgctttattttgcAGTCGTAATTCAATAATCTCATGACCTTTTTCCCTGTTTGTTGTACTTTCGTAtaaaagatcaaggattttttcgtttgatgatatcaaactatCAGCGGGTATACCAAAATATTgaccaaacaaattttgtgtaaccgaagatgattgttgttgttgttgctcttgacGCTTTTTTCGTacgattctttcttgttcagatcgaatgtattcacgaATATTAGTATCATCGATAGAAGCTAagttttttagcaatattttattttcctcttttacttctttaaaagctaatttttttgctttattttgcAGTCGTAATTCAATAATCTCACGACCTTTTTCCCTGCTTGTTGTACTTTCGTAtaaaagatcaaggattttttcgtttgatgatatcaaactatCAGCGTATGAGGATATCTTATTCAACAATTGTtggctcgtaatctacaaataaaagataaagaaaATCATTacttacttcgaaatgcactagttgatcatatatgggagcattacgaaaataattttatggaataatgtagtatttgcttgcagtttaatatttaattatgtacttttatttataattttatattttagtgtaagatttttttcattaatatttatatatatgtactcgttatttatagaagttttatgaatttacatcaactatgacaaatataaggactatagtgtaaaatataaataattttgaagttaggtttgaaattttaattttggagGATAACAcattaaaacttcaaatatagagttttggaaacttcaaaatagagttcctctttggagatgctcttagaataatcatgtttattattacatttAAATCATATTGACCAGAATCGAAATTATCAGTCACATTTTACATCATCAACTATAGAATTAAATAACTAACAAAACGATAATCACtgatagcaaaaaaaaaaatagatgagACACTCAACTCTTGTTATTGACTCTCTAACAAAAATGAAACAATATTTTGGACCTAGATGGAGATGGGAATTTAAACCGGCCGGGGTGTTGAACTAAGATTTGAAAATTAGTGACCCAGTCCTCTTGGGCTTGGACCGGCCGAGTGCTTTTCAAATCGGGATGTATCACTTCCGTCCACGAAATTATGACCCTTCCCTGGACTGGGACCTGAGTCTTTGATCGAACCAAGTGATAAGCCATCGATAAAACCAGCCACGAGTTTCTTCTCTTCAGTCTTTGTTAGACCACTAATGGGACGAGTCTCAACAAGAACCGCACCGATCAACATGAAGAGCAGAATCGTACCTACAACACCTTTGCTCATCATTATAGTTTAAGTTAACTCGTTTTGTTCGCTCTCTCGTTATCAGATTATTAAATTTGCTGTGAGTGTTTTGTGGATTTAGTATTTCTTATATAGTAATACACGAGAAGATGCAAAGTTGAATTTTTATTCTTAActaagttttgaattcagaaGAACGTGATCATTGACATTAGGCTGCTTCTCGGGAAGATCCCAACTGGTTTATTGAGCGTTcagattcaaaaataaaaagcgATCAATGAGCGAAGGATAagaaatttaaaagaaattaaatgttATTGTAAATTTAACACTGTATACCGAAcataatgtttgattttttggaGCAGACGGCAGCTACATTTTGAAGTATAATGTGTAGTTGTGGACCAAACATAGTTTGAATTTCAATGAGAAAGTTTGGTTGTCGGTTTTGGTAAATCAATTGGATAGTTTATCTAGTTTCTCTGTTCTCAGGTTATGATCTCGAATTCAGTAACTCACACACAATAAGAACTTGATCAATAAGTATAACTCTCTTATTAATCTCTTAAGGAAAATCACTCAAAACCTTAAGCTCTTAATCACACACACAATTCGGTAAGTTATGCAACAACATATGCATCTCCTTATATAAGAAATAGATAACTCCTAATCTTATTAGTAATAACACTTTTAGATATATCCTAATCCTTTTAGATAACCATGACTCGGTAGGATTAGGTTAGATTCTTTCTCAAGCTAAGTTTAAGCTTACTCCAACATTCTCCCCTTTAAGCTTGAAGTTAGCTTCACTCACATCATAAAcaccgatgagattcctcatctcCGCAAATTTGATCCGGTTAAGAGACTTAGTCAAAATGTCGGCTCGCTGTTCGTTACCAGGAACATGTTGAACTTCAACTTGTTCATTCTCTACGCATTCCCGTATGAAATGGAACCTTCGGTGTATATGTTTGCTTCGACCATGGAAAACAGGGTTCTTAGTCAGAGCAATGGCAGATTTATTATCAACCTTTATCGTAACCTTCTTGCTTTCTTGTCCAGTGATCTCTGCTAAAAGATCTCGAAGCCAAACAGCTTATTTTGCTGCTTCTGTTGCGGCCATAAACTCGGCTTCACAGGATGATAGAGCAACAATTTCTTGCTTGCAAGAACACCATGATATCGGCCCTTCATTGAGATAGAACACATGTCCTGCAGTGCTTCTACCGTCATCAGTATCAACATTATGCGAGCTATCACTATAACCTACCAGTTCCAAGTTCGTTGCCTGTGCAAGCTTAAGACCAAGACTTGTTGTTGACGTGAACTTTAGACCAAGAGCGGTTGTTCCACGTAGATACCGGAGAACTTGCTTCAAGCTCGCACCGTGAGATTCCTTAGGATCTTGCATATACCTGCTTAACACCCCAACACTAAAGGATAAGTCTGGTCGAGTGTGAAGTAAATAACGCAAACATCCTATGCTCCTTCTATACTCTGTCGCATTGATGCTCCTTTCCTCAACTGATTTTGCTAAGCTTACGTTCAGCTCCATAGGTATATGAGTTGAGTTGCAGACACTCATCCCTGTTTCTTCGAGGATCTTCATGGCGTATCTTTCTTGACTCAAAACAATTCCTTCTCTAGCCTGAAGGACTTCAATTCCTAAGTAATACGTCAGATTGCCAAGGTCACTCATTTCAAACTTAGTTGCCATCTCACGCTTGAACTCAAAGATCTGTTTTGTCGAAGTTCCGGTTACCAGTAGATCATCGACATACACCACCACGATGAGAGTTCCAGTCTTCTCATCCTTTCTGTATAGAGAGGGCTCCTTAGAGCACCTCTGAAACTTGAACTCTCTGAGGATCGCATTTAACTTAGTGTTCCAGGCCCTAGGTGCTTGTTTCAAACCATAAAGAGCTTTCCTTAGCTTGTAAACCTTTCTTTCTTTGCCTGCGACCTGAAACCCTTCTGGTTGCGTGACGAACACTTCTTCTCTCAAATCTCCGTGTAAAAACGCAGTTTTCACATCAAGGTGATGTATCTCCCAATTTTGCGATGCTGCTATTGCAATGACCAAACGTATTGTCTCCATACGAGCTACTGGTGCGAAGACTTCATCATAATCCACTCCATGTCGTTGAACATATCCTTTCGCAACTAATCGTGCTTTGTATTTGCTAACACTACCGTCGGCGTTCCTCTTAATTTTGAACACCCACTTCAAACCTATAGGTTTGATTCCTTCAGGAAGATCCACGAGCTCCCATGTATTGTTTTTCTCTATTGAGAATATCTCGTCTTTGCACGCATCAACCCATACTTCTAATTCCTTAGCTTCGGACCAATCCCATGGTTCTGAGTTGATCACCATAAGAAGTCGTTCACACTCTGTTTCGGCAATGAGTATATAGTCGTTTAAGTACGAGGGTTGTGTTCTAACCCTCGAAGATCGTCTTACTTGTCCTTCTCCTTCATCCCcactctcatcatcatcatcattctctTCGTCTCCATTGTTATTTTCAATAACCGCTTCAGTCTCGTCTTGAGCTTGCGTACCTTCAAGCTCACGTTTCTCACTTACTCCTCGTATCTCGATTTCAAAACCTTCATCGTGATCGTCATTCATTGATGTGAAGTTGCTCCAGTTCCAGCTTTTATCTTCGTCAAAGACGACATCGCGGCTTATTTTTATTCTCTTCGTCTCCGGATCAAGTAATCTGTAAGCTTTGGATCCGGGTTCTGTTCCCAAGTGGACCAGAAGTTGAGACCTATCATCAAGCTTTCTTCTACCTTTTGCCTCTGTTTTGGCATAACAGATGCACCCAAATATCCTTAGATGAGCAAGACTTGGTTTCTTGTTCCGTAACGCCTCGTATGGAGTTTTCTCAGCCAGTGATCGCGTTGCGATCCTATTGATTAGATAGGTCGCGTGCCTTGTGGCTTCACCCCACAGTATATTTGGTACGTTCATGTGTTTAAGAATACTCCTAGTCATCTCGAGGAGAGTTCGATTACGTCGCTCGACAACTCCATTCTGTTGAGGAGAGTATGGAGCTGTCATATGTCGATTGATACCATTGGTCTCGCAATATAGTTGGAATTCATGTGACATAAACTCGCCACCTCTGTCTGACCTGAATGTTTTCAGCGTTGTCCTTGTTTCTTTCTCAGCTAATAACTTGAACTTCTTAAATTTCTCGAAAGCTTCCCCTTTCTCCTTTAGCAACACAGACCACATGTAACGAGTGTGATCGTCTATGAGAACAAAGATATACCTTTTTCCTGCTGGTGTAGGAGGTGTGATAGGTCCGCAGAGATCACCATGTACGAGTTCAAGTGGACTGGTTGCTCGATAGTTGGTTGCTTGAGGAAAGGGCCTTCTTGCTTGTTTCCCAAGCAGGCATGACATACATGTTTCTCTATCAACCTTCATAGTAGGTATTCCAAGTACTAGTTCCTTGCTAGCCATGTTCTTCATTGTATCAGTGTTGATGTGACCAAGGCGGGCATGCCATTTAGATGATTCCGTCATTGCCGTGATCTGCAAGCATTCAGGATGGTCGACAAGCAAAGTCACCTTATACAGTCTATTCTGCGATCTGGTCATTTTAACCATCAAGTTTCCGAGCTTATCATATAACAGAAGTAGATCATTCTTCATCCTTACTTCACATCCCGCTTCTGTTGCTTGCCCCAAGCTTACTATATTACTCTTTAAGCCTGGTATGTAATAGACATTGTTTAAGATCCTCTTCTCATCTCCTTTGAAAACGAATTGAATCGATCCTTTTCCCTTTATATCAATGCGGGAATCATCCCCAAACCTTACTTTTCCTGTGATTGACTCATCAAGTTTCACAAAGAACAATCGATTTCCACTCATATGGTTGCTAGCTCCGTTATCAAGGTACCATACATTCTTAGCATCCAGATCGGACTCAAATTTAGTTGGGTTTACTTTCTTCTCATTTAGATAGACAATCTCATGCATCATCAGTTCATCAGCTTCTTCTGtgttttctgttttcttttcaaCTGTTTCTTGAAGTTTAAGCAACCTATCAGGACATTCAGACGCATAGTGACCAAGTTTATCACATCGGAAGCAGGTAATATGAGAAGTATCTCGTCCAACTCCTTGTCCAATTCCTTGTTTATACGCATCTCGCTGAGTTTGGAACGTTCCAAACCTTCCACGACCTCTTCCTCTCCAGGTAGAGCGACCTCCTCGCCCCCTACCTCTGTTTCCACTGTAACCTCCGTATCCATCTTGCTGAGCTTCAGAGTTGACATACATTAGTTTGCTTTGATCGTCTTGTtgctcttcttcatcctcattTATCCGTTCTTCGTAGGCCTTTAATCTTCCCACAATATCCTCGAAGCTCGTAGTATTTAGATCGAGAAGCTGCTCCAAAGACGCGACAATGTGTATAAATTTCTTCCTTGGAAGACTTTTCAGAAACTTTTTGACGAGTTTTGGTTCTTCAATGACTTCCCCCAATGAGGCTGACTTTGAAGATATTTCAGAAAGTTTTCCAACGAATGTATCGATCGTATCCCCTTCTTTCATCTTCACACGATCAAACTCCGCCATTAACGTTTGCAACCTTGCTTCTCTTACTCTTTCAGCTCCAACATGTCTCGCTTTGACTGCATCCCATACTGCTTTTGCGGTGTCTAGATCCCCAACCTGCAGAGTCAGCGCCTCCGGTATTGATTGAAAGATCAAGGCAATAGCCATGTTGTTTTTCGCTTCTACTTTGTTTCCTGGATCAATGGCTTCCCATACTTTATTGACTTTGAGAGCAATCTTCATCTTCATGGCCCAAACTGTATAGTTTGTAGAACTCAGCATTGGAAATTTAATCGAGGAGGGTCCAGTTTCCTTGACAGTCATCGCATCTTCTTCCTTAACGTCGCTCATcgtgaacctggctctgataccaaatctaGTTTCTCTGTTCTCAGGTTATGATCTCGAATTCAGTAACTCACACACAATAAGAACTTGATCAATAAGTATAACTCTCTTATTAATCTCTTAAGGAAAATCACTCAAAACCTTAAGCTCTTAATCACACACACAATTCGGTAAGTTATGCAACAACATATGCATCTCCTTATATAAGAAATAGATAACTCCTAATCTTATTAGTAATAACACTTTTAGATATATCCTAATCCTTTTAGATAACCATGACTCGGTAGGATTAGGTTAGCTTCTTTCTCAAGCTAAGTTTAAGCTTACTCCAACAGTTTATACTTACAGTTTcagtttgactttttttttcgtTTCGCCGTAGAACGTGTGTCTCTAGCTTGTTTCTCGGTTTGTCtaattgtttcttttgtttttcaacagaaataaaaattaaataatatgaaTAAAATTCGGTTTGGATTTAGAGTAGGGTTTTCTTTTCGGTTCGGTTAAAGCAGCTGATTTGGACTCATGGATGACACTAAGCTAATTTGACTTGTTTAGATTGCTGGTTTATAATACTGTTAAATACACCAAAACCTAATAATCAATGCTTCTAAAGTTCAAACACTTTGCTGCTATTTTTTCTTCACGACCAAATATTGTTCTTATCACGTGattcttttttcaaaaacatgTAACAACCACACTGTAATAAATTTCAACAtctaaaattaatgattttgttaGGTAGAAATCTAGCTTACAAGAAAGACAAAGCATTGGTCTTTTTGTCAACTCTTTCTGCTTACATGCATGGGGTTGAACTACGACCCTTACCATACAAACCTATGAGGCTATGATGTTAGTTTCTTAATTTCAAGTTCATCGAACTGAGTTCTGACTAGTATTCTTTTCCAAAAGAAATTTGGtttagtttttgaaaataaattatcgATGACATATAATTTGTATGCAAAATAGATTTTAATATCATATATTGTTCTTTTTATAACAAACATGTTCAACTAATTCCGCGGTAAGAGTAAGACAAAACTGACAGAGAAACCAATTTGCTGACCATCAGAAAACCTTCTTTCCCTATTAATATGAGGCGAAATCACTATCTtccaaattattaaataaaactaatatGCAAGCTACTTAGAATCCGGTTCAATGTTCCTCTCTTGGAAAAAGGTGAAAGAAATTAATCAATCTTGGTTTGGCCAAAAtgatatctattttattaaaactcaagtacaaaa of the Brassica rapa cultivar Chiifu-401-42 chromosome A03, CAAS_Brap_v3.01, whole genome shotgun sequence genome contains:
- the LOC103862530 gene encoding PAMP-induced secreted peptide 2-like, with the translated sequence MMSKGVVGTILLFMLIGAVLVETRPISGLTKTEEKKLVAGFIDGLSLGSIKDSGPSPGKGHNFVDGSDTSRFEKHSAGPSPRGLGH